A window of Castanea sativa cultivar Marrone di Chiusa Pesio chromosome 1, ASM4071231v1 contains these coding sequences:
- the LOC142614732 gene encoding uncharacterized protein LOC142614732 isoform X1: MLHRSFKPAKCKTALKLSASRIKLLKNKKDAQVKQLKRDVAQLLESGQERTAMIRVEHVVREEKTMAAFELIEIYCELIAARLPIIESQKNCPIDLKEAVASVIFASPRCADIPELMDVRKHFTAKYGKEFVSAAVELRPDCGVGRMLVEKLSAKAPDSQTKIKILSAIAEEHNFKWDPNSMQEKDTKSSEDLLSGPNTFEKASKMYVEPPVQAPPHHDYRGPPNVQVSPKHEAKHDVSGNFHNSRSPHSQNFNSADVGANKATTFGTFNAEAGSSGTGSEEKEFRQSYSGDGNAFSSSRQNWNMEFKDATAAAQAAAESAERASMAARAAAELSSREKFTGQYSMESPKSSAYGLNREGSQKYAESKLQGKHPAKGPISNASPRRNSWKQDVQVDHTEQDNLAGAADRYYRDDHKNTEKSTWSASVDNNPLVNVSQKTDRYTQRNSSELDNSDSVGEVSVKKQSSNNKVEFVSDLNDGMKSEKFDYVGDVRIRKQSSRASSHSHSSTSSDEHIDILNLNHQVLGNDADQDSPVIDEVNIGTNDEETTSYDNAAVVFDGYGSDDNNYKFDEENEFTRQESSLFFSSPGRKSPVNLFENTNAWSPRRNIGESFGDSIFQSDSFSEKHSSSVVFSESLTSSTAPSQPHDLSHVTYDDSEGPSSDGEEELVKSKLVRSMDSDIYHRDRNSDLNQSASHGLAGSSSVEKENVASNRKPWLPTSSVDTDPMEVHLDTNQGNKFSIVSEKKFGYGDVPSPRHKKSESDLSIKYNDPTPQLPDARKDDELLKESSLDSGSELNFGKLKGGLRNKGFRHPPYTRNQSGSASSLKQPSDDTFSKIEQSSSSVTGRTSINYDAGNEESHNQKVILKQSKEPNSTVSVSSSDSDNGDLKEFSQQTISSSREPYNQKAGTKVNKNSSSRVPIKYFGADTSDSEEDLPKQASFGNARPITGLSRRTKAPSSSTSRSSYSKATDIPEESLTPDYGVEGKAYSRSSYAREPLAKPSSQTKSSDHWGSDEQHQSTEQAASKPMPESKWSLHEESLKSSTRKHSSGSLPEILTSVSTERKAPSRSSYASDALTKPSSQTKSSDHLGNVELRQSTEQAASKPMPESRRSSYEESLKSSTRNHSSGSLPEILTSVSTERKASSRSSYASEAPTKPSSQTKSLDSLGSAKQRRSTEQVASKPVPESKRSLREESLKSSTANHSSSSLPERSTSVEIPRSPSLSAETPSKEKASHVHPKLPDYDALSAHFQSLRQSR, translated from the exons ATGCTACACAGGAGTTTCAAGCCCGCGAAATG CAAAACAGCGTTGAAGCTTTCGGCGTCGCGGATAAAGCTGTTGAAGAATAAGAAGGATGCACAGGTGAAGCAGTTGAAAAGGGATGTGGCTCAATTGCTAGAGTCTGGGCAGGAACGGACTGCTATGATTCGT GTTGAACATGTTGTCAGGGAGGAGAAGACAATGGCAGCATTTGAACTTATTGAGATATACTGCGAACTCATTGCAGCACGCTTACCAATCATTGAGTCACAAAA AAACTGCCCCATTGATCTGAAGGAAGCAGTTGCAAGTGTAATATTTGCATCACCAAGGTGTGCAGACATTCCTGAGCTCATGGATGTCCGCAAACATTTTACAGCTAAATATGGAAAAGAATTTGTCTCTGCTGCTGTTGAATTACGTCCAGATTGTGGTGTAGGCCGCATG TTGGTTGAGAAGTTATCTGCCAAAGCACCTGATAGCCAGACCAAGATCAAAATCTTGAGTGCAATTGCTGAGGAACATAACTTCAAATGGGATCCTAACTCAATGCAAGAGAAAGATACAAAGTCTAGTGAGGATTTGCTG AGTGGACCAAACACTTTCGAGAAGGCCAGTAAAATGTATGTGGAACCTCCTGTCCAAGCTCCACCTCATCATGATTACAGGGGACCTCCTAATGTTCAAGTTTCACCTAAACATGAAGCAAAGCATGATGTATCTGGAAACTTCCACAATTCAAGATCACCTCActcccaaaattttaattctgcAGATGTCGGTGCCAATAAGGCAACAACATTTGGCACCTTTAATGCAGAAGCAGGATCTTCAG gaACTGGAAGTGAAGAGAAAGAATTTAGGCAGTCATATTCTGGGGATGGTAATGCTTTTTCTTCAAGTAGGCAGAATTGGAATATGGAATTTAAAGATGCTACTGCTGCTGCACAGGCAGCTGCTGAATCTGCAGAGCGTGCAAGCATGGCTGCCAGAGCAGCTGCAGAACTTTCAAGTCGTGAAAAGTTCACCGGGCAATATTCTATGGAATCGCCAAAATCTTCTGCTTATGGTCTAAACCGTGAAGGGTCTCAAAAATATGCGGAGTCAAAGTTGCAAGGTAAACATCCTGCCAAAGGTCCAATTAGTAATGCCTCTCCTAGAAGAAATTCTTGGAAGCAAGATGTTCAAGTTGATCATACTGAACAAGATAATTTGGCAGGAGCAGCTGACAGGTATTACAGGGATGATCATAAGAACACTGAGAAATCTACCTGGTCAGCTTCTGTTGATAACAACCCTTTGGTTAATGTTTCCCAAAAGACAGATAGATATACTCAAAGGAACTCATCTGAACTAGACAACAGTGACTCTGTAGGTGAAGTGAGTGTGAAGAAACAATCCAGCAATAATAAGGTAGAATTTGTTAGTGACCTGAATGATGGCATGAAATCTGAAAAATTTGATTATGTTGGAGATGTAAGAATCAGAAAACAATCAAGCAGAGCTTCCTCTCATTCTCATTCAAGCACTTCTAGTGATGAACACAttgatattttgaatttgaaccaCCAGGTGTTAGGGAATGATGCTGATCAGGACTCTCCtgttattgatgaagtgaacaTCGGCACGAATGATGAGGAGACAACTTCTTATGACAATGCTGCTGTAGTTTTTGATGGATATGGTTCTGATGATAATAACTACAAATTTGATGAAGAGAATGAGTTCACAAGGCAAGAATCTAGTTTGTTTTTTTCATCACCAGGTAGAAAATCACCTGTAAATCTGTTTGAAAATACAAATGCTTGGAGCCCCAGGAGAAACATTGGGGAGTCCTTTGGAGATTCTATTTTTCAATCAGATTCTTTCAGTGAGAAGCATTCTTCTTCTGTGGTATTTTCTGAAAGTTTGACAAGTTCTACAGCTCCTTCACAGCCACATGATCTATCGCATGTAACTTATGATGATTCAGAGGGCCCAAGTTCTGATGGTGAAGAGGAGCTAGTCAAATCAAAGCTTGTTAGGAGTATGGACTCTGATATATATCATCGTGACAGAAATTCTGATCTGAACCAGAGTGCAAGTCATGGGTTAGCAGGATCTTCATCTGTAGAGAAGGAAAATGTGGCATCTAACAGAAAGCCATGGTTACCAACCTCTTCAGTTGATACAGACCCCATGGAAGTACACCTTGATACGAACCAAGGAAATAAATTTAGTATTGTATCTGAGAAAAAGTTTGGTTATGGTGATGTGCCATCTCCAAGACATAAGAAATCAGAATCAGACCTGAGCATCAAGTACAATGACCCCACACCACAGTTACCTGATGCTAGGAAAGATGATGAACTTCTGAAAGAATCTAGTCTAGATAGTGGTAGTGAGTTGAACTTTGGAAAGTTGAAGGGAGGCCTTCGAAATAAGGGTTTCAGGCATCCACCTTATACTAGGAATCAATCAGGCAGTGCCTCATCACTCAAACAACCATCAGATGATACTTTTTCCAAGATCGAGCAATCCTCTTCTTCTGTAACAGGCAGGACTTCAATTAATTATGATGCTGGCAATGAAGAGTCACACAATCAGAAGGTGATTTTAAAACAAAGTAAAGAGCCAAACTCAACAGTCTCGGTCTCATCTTCCGATTCTGATAATGGTGATTTGAAGGAGTTCTCCCAGCAAACTATTAGCAGTAGCCGAGAGCCATACAATCAGAAAGCAGGCACTAAAGTAAATAAAAACTCAAGCTCAAGGGTCCCAATTAAATATTTTGGTGCAGATACTAGTGATTCTGAGGAAGATCTTCCTAAACAGGCTTCCTTTGGCAATGCTCGACCAATTACTGGATTGTCGCGGAGGACCAAAGCCCCTTCTTCAAGTACCAGTAGGAGTTCTTATTCTAAGGCCACAGATATTCCTGAGGAATCATTGACTCCTGACTATGGAGTGGAAGGGAAAGCCTATTCAAGGAGCTCATATGCTAGAGAACCTCTAGCAAAGCCCTCATCTCAGACTAAGAGCTCAGATCACTGGGGAAGTGATGAGCAGCATCAGTCAACAGAGCAGGCAGCTTCTAAGCCAATGCCAGAATCCAAGTGGTCCTTGCATGAGGAAAGTTTAAAGTCATCCACAAGGAAACATTCATCTGGTTCTCTTCCAGAGATATTAACTTCAGTTAGCACTGAAAGGAAAGCCCCTTCAAGGAGCTCCTATGCTAGTGATGCTCTAACAAAGCCTTCATCTCAGACCAAGAGCTCAGATCACTTAGGAAATGTTGAGCTGCGTCAGTCAACAGAGCAGGCAGCTTCCAAGCCAATGCCAGAATCCAGGAGGTCCTCATATGAGGAAAGTTTAAAGTCATCCACAAGGAATCATTCATCTGGGTCTCTTCCAGAGATATTAACATCTGTTAGCACTGAAAGGAAAGCCTCTTCAAGGAGCTCATATGCTAGTGAAGCTCCAACAAAGCCCTCATCTCAGACCAAGAGCTTAGATAGCTTGGGAAGTGCCAAGCAGCGTCGGTCAACAGAGCAGGTAGCTTCTAAGCCAGTGCCAGAATCCAAGAGGTCCTTGCGTGAGGAAAGTCTGAAGTCATCCACAGCAAACCATTCATCCAGTTCTCTTCCAGAGAGATCAACCTCAGTTGAAATTCCACGGTCTCCAAGTTTAAGTGCAGAAACTCCATCTAAGGAAAAGGCTAGTCATGTTCACCCAAAGCTTCCTGACTATGATGCCTTAAGTGCACACTTCCAGTCTCTCCGACAGAGTCGGTAA
- the LOC142614732 gene encoding uncharacterized protein LOC142614732 isoform X2, which produces MLHRSFKPAKCKTALKLSASRIKLLKNKKDAQVKQLKRDVAQLLESGQERTAMIRVEHVVREEKTMAAFELIEIYCELIAARLPIIESQKNCPIDLKEAVASVIFASPRCADIPELMDVRKHFTAKYGKEFVSAAVELRPDCGVGRMLVEKLSAKAPDSQTKIKILSAIAEEHNFKWDPNSMQEKDTKSSEDLLSGPNTFEKASKMYVEPPVQAPPHHDYRGPPNVQVSPKHEAKHDVSGNFHNSRSPHSQNFNSADVGANKATTFGTFNAEAGSSGTGSEEKEFRQSYSGDGNAFSSSRQNWNMEFKDATAAAQAAAESAERASMAARAAAELSSREKFTGQYSMESPKSSAYGLNREGSQKYAESKLQGAADRYYRDDHKNTEKSTWSASVDNNPLVNVSQKTDRYTQRNSSELDNSDSVGEVSVKKQSSNNKVEFVSDLNDGMKSEKFDYVGDVRIRKQSSRASSHSHSSTSSDEHIDILNLNHQVLGNDADQDSPVIDEVNIGTNDEETTSYDNAAVVFDGYGSDDNNYKFDEENEFTRQESSLFFSSPGRKSPVNLFENTNAWSPRRNIGESFGDSIFQSDSFSEKHSSSVVFSESLTSSTAPSQPHDLSHVTYDDSEGPSSDGEEELVKSKLVRSMDSDIYHRDRNSDLNQSASHGLAGSSSVEKENVASNRKPWLPTSSVDTDPMEVHLDTNQGNKFSIVSEKKFGYGDVPSPRHKKSESDLSIKYNDPTPQLPDARKDDELLKESSLDSGSELNFGKLKGGLRNKGFRHPPYTRNQSGSASSLKQPSDDTFSKIEQSSSSVTGRTSINYDAGNEESHNQKVILKQSKEPNSTVSVSSSDSDNGDLKEFSQQTISSSREPYNQKAGTKVNKNSSSRVPIKYFGADTSDSEEDLPKQASFGNARPITGLSRRTKAPSSSTSRSSYSKATDIPEESLTPDYGVEGKAYSRSSYAREPLAKPSSQTKSSDHWGSDEQHQSTEQAASKPMPESKWSLHEESLKSSTRKHSSGSLPEILTSVSTERKAPSRSSYASDALTKPSSQTKSSDHLGNVELRQSTEQAASKPMPESRRSSYEESLKSSTRNHSSGSLPEILTSVSTERKASSRSSYASEAPTKPSSQTKSLDSLGSAKQRRSTEQVASKPVPESKRSLREESLKSSTANHSSSSLPERSTSVEIPRSPSLSAETPSKEKASHVHPKLPDYDALSAHFQSLRQSR; this is translated from the exons ATGCTACACAGGAGTTTCAAGCCCGCGAAATG CAAAACAGCGTTGAAGCTTTCGGCGTCGCGGATAAAGCTGTTGAAGAATAAGAAGGATGCACAGGTGAAGCAGTTGAAAAGGGATGTGGCTCAATTGCTAGAGTCTGGGCAGGAACGGACTGCTATGATTCGT GTTGAACATGTTGTCAGGGAGGAGAAGACAATGGCAGCATTTGAACTTATTGAGATATACTGCGAACTCATTGCAGCACGCTTACCAATCATTGAGTCACAAAA AAACTGCCCCATTGATCTGAAGGAAGCAGTTGCAAGTGTAATATTTGCATCACCAAGGTGTGCAGACATTCCTGAGCTCATGGATGTCCGCAAACATTTTACAGCTAAATATGGAAAAGAATTTGTCTCTGCTGCTGTTGAATTACGTCCAGATTGTGGTGTAGGCCGCATG TTGGTTGAGAAGTTATCTGCCAAAGCACCTGATAGCCAGACCAAGATCAAAATCTTGAGTGCAATTGCTGAGGAACATAACTTCAAATGGGATCCTAACTCAATGCAAGAGAAAGATACAAAGTCTAGTGAGGATTTGCTG AGTGGACCAAACACTTTCGAGAAGGCCAGTAAAATGTATGTGGAACCTCCTGTCCAAGCTCCACCTCATCATGATTACAGGGGACCTCCTAATGTTCAAGTTTCACCTAAACATGAAGCAAAGCATGATGTATCTGGAAACTTCCACAATTCAAGATCACCTCActcccaaaattttaattctgcAGATGTCGGTGCCAATAAGGCAACAACATTTGGCACCTTTAATGCAGAAGCAGGATCTTCAG gaACTGGAAGTGAAGAGAAAGAATTTAGGCAGTCATATTCTGGGGATGGTAATGCTTTTTCTTCAAGTAGGCAGAATTGGAATATGGAATTTAAAGATGCTACTGCTGCTGCACAGGCAGCTGCTGAATCTGCAGAGCGTGCAAGCATGGCTGCCAGAGCAGCTGCAGAACTTTCAAGTCGTGAAAAGTTCACCGGGCAATATTCTATGGAATCGCCAAAATCTTCTGCTTATGGTCTAAACCGTGAAGGGTCTCAAAAATATGCGGAGTCAAAGTTGCAAG GAGCAGCTGACAGGTATTACAGGGATGATCATAAGAACACTGAGAAATCTACCTGGTCAGCTTCTGTTGATAACAACCCTTTGGTTAATGTTTCCCAAAAGACAGATAGATATACTCAAAGGAACTCATCTGAACTAGACAACAGTGACTCTGTAGGTGAAGTGAGTGTGAAGAAACAATCCAGCAATAATAAGGTAGAATTTGTTAGTGACCTGAATGATGGCATGAAATCTGAAAAATTTGATTATGTTGGAGATGTAAGAATCAGAAAACAATCAAGCAGAGCTTCCTCTCATTCTCATTCAAGCACTTCTAGTGATGAACACAttgatattttgaatttgaaccaCCAGGTGTTAGGGAATGATGCTGATCAGGACTCTCCtgttattgatgaagtgaacaTCGGCACGAATGATGAGGAGACAACTTCTTATGACAATGCTGCTGTAGTTTTTGATGGATATGGTTCTGATGATAATAACTACAAATTTGATGAAGAGAATGAGTTCACAAGGCAAGAATCTAGTTTGTTTTTTTCATCACCAGGTAGAAAATCACCTGTAAATCTGTTTGAAAATACAAATGCTTGGAGCCCCAGGAGAAACATTGGGGAGTCCTTTGGAGATTCTATTTTTCAATCAGATTCTTTCAGTGAGAAGCATTCTTCTTCTGTGGTATTTTCTGAAAGTTTGACAAGTTCTACAGCTCCTTCACAGCCACATGATCTATCGCATGTAACTTATGATGATTCAGAGGGCCCAAGTTCTGATGGTGAAGAGGAGCTAGTCAAATCAAAGCTTGTTAGGAGTATGGACTCTGATATATATCATCGTGACAGAAATTCTGATCTGAACCAGAGTGCAAGTCATGGGTTAGCAGGATCTTCATCTGTAGAGAAGGAAAATGTGGCATCTAACAGAAAGCCATGGTTACCAACCTCTTCAGTTGATACAGACCCCATGGAAGTACACCTTGATACGAACCAAGGAAATAAATTTAGTATTGTATCTGAGAAAAAGTTTGGTTATGGTGATGTGCCATCTCCAAGACATAAGAAATCAGAATCAGACCTGAGCATCAAGTACAATGACCCCACACCACAGTTACCTGATGCTAGGAAAGATGATGAACTTCTGAAAGAATCTAGTCTAGATAGTGGTAGTGAGTTGAACTTTGGAAAGTTGAAGGGAGGCCTTCGAAATAAGGGTTTCAGGCATCCACCTTATACTAGGAATCAATCAGGCAGTGCCTCATCACTCAAACAACCATCAGATGATACTTTTTCCAAGATCGAGCAATCCTCTTCTTCTGTAACAGGCAGGACTTCAATTAATTATGATGCTGGCAATGAAGAGTCACACAATCAGAAGGTGATTTTAAAACAAAGTAAAGAGCCAAACTCAACAGTCTCGGTCTCATCTTCCGATTCTGATAATGGTGATTTGAAGGAGTTCTCCCAGCAAACTATTAGCAGTAGCCGAGAGCCATACAATCAGAAAGCAGGCACTAAAGTAAATAAAAACTCAAGCTCAAGGGTCCCAATTAAATATTTTGGTGCAGATACTAGTGATTCTGAGGAAGATCTTCCTAAACAGGCTTCCTTTGGCAATGCTCGACCAATTACTGGATTGTCGCGGAGGACCAAAGCCCCTTCTTCAAGTACCAGTAGGAGTTCTTATTCTAAGGCCACAGATATTCCTGAGGAATCATTGACTCCTGACTATGGAGTGGAAGGGAAAGCCTATTCAAGGAGCTCATATGCTAGAGAACCTCTAGCAAAGCCCTCATCTCAGACTAAGAGCTCAGATCACTGGGGAAGTGATGAGCAGCATCAGTCAACAGAGCAGGCAGCTTCTAAGCCAATGCCAGAATCCAAGTGGTCCTTGCATGAGGAAAGTTTAAAGTCATCCACAAGGAAACATTCATCTGGTTCTCTTCCAGAGATATTAACTTCAGTTAGCACTGAAAGGAAAGCCCCTTCAAGGAGCTCCTATGCTAGTGATGCTCTAACAAAGCCTTCATCTCAGACCAAGAGCTCAGATCACTTAGGAAATGTTGAGCTGCGTCAGTCAACAGAGCAGGCAGCTTCCAAGCCAATGCCAGAATCCAGGAGGTCCTCATATGAGGAAAGTTTAAAGTCATCCACAAGGAATCATTCATCTGGGTCTCTTCCAGAGATATTAACATCTGTTAGCACTGAAAGGAAAGCCTCTTCAAGGAGCTCATATGCTAGTGAAGCTCCAACAAAGCCCTCATCTCAGACCAAGAGCTTAGATAGCTTGGGAAGTGCCAAGCAGCGTCGGTCAACAGAGCAGGTAGCTTCTAAGCCAGTGCCAGAATCCAAGAGGTCCTTGCGTGAGGAAAGTCTGAAGTCATCCACAGCAAACCATTCATCCAGTTCTCTTCCAGAGAGATCAACCTCAGTTGAAATTCCACGGTCTCCAAGTTTAAGTGCAGAAACTCCATCTAAGGAAAAGGCTAGTCATGTTCACCCAAAGCTTCCTGACTATGATGCCTTAAGTGCACACTTCCAGTCTCTCCGACAGAGTCGGTAA
- the LOC142614732 gene encoding uncharacterized protein LOC142614732 isoform X3, whose protein sequence is MLHRSFKPAKCKTALKLSASRIKLLKNKKDAQVKQLKRDVAQLLESGQERTAMIRVEHVVREEKTMAAFELIEIYCELIAARLPIIESQKNCPIDLKEAVASVIFASPRCADIPELMDVRKHFTAKYGKEFVSAAVELRPDCGVGRMLVEKLSAKAPDSQTKIKILSAIAEEHNFKWDPNSMQEKDTKSSEDLLSGPNTFEKASKMYVEPPVQAPPHHDYRGPPNVQVSPKHEAKHDVSGNFHNSRSPHSQNFNSADVGANKATTFGTFNAEAGSSGTGSEEKEFRQSYSGDGNAFSSSRQNWNMEFKDATAAAQAAAESAERASMAARAAAELSSREKFTGQYSMESPKSSAYGLNREGSQKYAESKLQADRYYRDDHKNTEKSTWSASVDNNPLVNVSQKTDRYTQRNSSELDNSDSVGEVSVKKQSSNNKVEFVSDLNDGMKSEKFDYVGDVRIRKQSSRASSHSHSSTSSDEHIDILNLNHQVLGNDADQDSPVIDEVNIGTNDEETTSYDNAAVVFDGYGSDDNNYKFDEENEFTRQESSLFFSSPGRKSPVNLFENTNAWSPRRNIGESFGDSIFQSDSFSEKHSSSVVFSESLTSSTAPSQPHDLSHVTYDDSEGPSSDGEEELVKSKLVRSMDSDIYHRDRNSDLNQSASHGLAGSSSVEKENVASNRKPWLPTSSVDTDPMEVHLDTNQGNKFSIVSEKKFGYGDVPSPRHKKSESDLSIKYNDPTPQLPDARKDDELLKESSLDSGSELNFGKLKGGLRNKGFRHPPYTRNQSGSASSLKQPSDDTFSKIEQSSSSVTGRTSINYDAGNEESHNQKVILKQSKEPNSTVSVSSSDSDNGDLKEFSQQTISSSREPYNQKAGTKVNKNSSSRVPIKYFGADTSDSEEDLPKQASFGNARPITGLSRRTKAPSSSTSRSSYSKATDIPEESLTPDYGVEGKAYSRSSYAREPLAKPSSQTKSSDHWGSDEQHQSTEQAASKPMPESKWSLHEESLKSSTRKHSSGSLPEILTSVSTERKAPSRSSYASDALTKPSSQTKSSDHLGNVELRQSTEQAASKPMPESRRSSYEESLKSSTRNHSSGSLPEILTSVSTERKASSRSSYASEAPTKPSSQTKSLDSLGSAKQRRSTEQVASKPVPESKRSLREESLKSSTANHSSSSLPERSTSVEIPRSPSLSAETPSKEKASHVHPKLPDYDALSAHFQSLRQSR, encoded by the exons ATGCTACACAGGAGTTTCAAGCCCGCGAAATG CAAAACAGCGTTGAAGCTTTCGGCGTCGCGGATAAAGCTGTTGAAGAATAAGAAGGATGCACAGGTGAAGCAGTTGAAAAGGGATGTGGCTCAATTGCTAGAGTCTGGGCAGGAACGGACTGCTATGATTCGT GTTGAACATGTTGTCAGGGAGGAGAAGACAATGGCAGCATTTGAACTTATTGAGATATACTGCGAACTCATTGCAGCACGCTTACCAATCATTGAGTCACAAAA AAACTGCCCCATTGATCTGAAGGAAGCAGTTGCAAGTGTAATATTTGCATCACCAAGGTGTGCAGACATTCCTGAGCTCATGGATGTCCGCAAACATTTTACAGCTAAATATGGAAAAGAATTTGTCTCTGCTGCTGTTGAATTACGTCCAGATTGTGGTGTAGGCCGCATG TTGGTTGAGAAGTTATCTGCCAAAGCACCTGATAGCCAGACCAAGATCAAAATCTTGAGTGCAATTGCTGAGGAACATAACTTCAAATGGGATCCTAACTCAATGCAAGAGAAAGATACAAAGTCTAGTGAGGATTTGCTG AGTGGACCAAACACTTTCGAGAAGGCCAGTAAAATGTATGTGGAACCTCCTGTCCAAGCTCCACCTCATCATGATTACAGGGGACCTCCTAATGTTCAAGTTTCACCTAAACATGAAGCAAAGCATGATGTATCTGGAAACTTCCACAATTCAAGATCACCTCActcccaaaattttaattctgcAGATGTCGGTGCCAATAAGGCAACAACATTTGGCACCTTTAATGCAGAAGCAGGATCTTCAG gaACTGGAAGTGAAGAGAAAGAATTTAGGCAGTCATATTCTGGGGATGGTAATGCTTTTTCTTCAAGTAGGCAGAATTGGAATATGGAATTTAAAGATGCTACTGCTGCTGCACAGGCAGCTGCTGAATCTGCAGAGCGTGCAAGCATGGCTGCCAGAGCAGCTGCAGAACTTTCAAGTCGTGAAAAGTTCACCGGGCAATATTCTATGGAATCGCCAAAATCTTCTGCTTATGGTCTAAACCGTGAAGGGTCTCAAAAATATGCGGAGTCAAAGTTGCAAG CTGACAGGTATTACAGGGATGATCATAAGAACACTGAGAAATCTACCTGGTCAGCTTCTGTTGATAACAACCCTTTGGTTAATGTTTCCCAAAAGACAGATAGATATACTCAAAGGAACTCATCTGAACTAGACAACAGTGACTCTGTAGGTGAAGTGAGTGTGAAGAAACAATCCAGCAATAATAAGGTAGAATTTGTTAGTGACCTGAATGATGGCATGAAATCTGAAAAATTTGATTATGTTGGAGATGTAAGAATCAGAAAACAATCAAGCAGAGCTTCCTCTCATTCTCATTCAAGCACTTCTAGTGATGAACACAttgatattttgaatttgaaccaCCAGGTGTTAGGGAATGATGCTGATCAGGACTCTCCtgttattgatgaagtgaacaTCGGCACGAATGATGAGGAGACAACTTCTTATGACAATGCTGCTGTAGTTTTTGATGGATATGGTTCTGATGATAATAACTACAAATTTGATGAAGAGAATGAGTTCACAAGGCAAGAATCTAGTTTGTTTTTTTCATCACCAGGTAGAAAATCACCTGTAAATCTGTTTGAAAATACAAATGCTTGGAGCCCCAGGAGAAACATTGGGGAGTCCTTTGGAGATTCTATTTTTCAATCAGATTCTTTCAGTGAGAAGCATTCTTCTTCTGTGGTATTTTCTGAAAGTTTGACAAGTTCTACAGCTCCTTCACAGCCACATGATCTATCGCATGTAACTTATGATGATTCAGAGGGCCCAAGTTCTGATGGTGAAGAGGAGCTAGTCAAATCAAAGCTTGTTAGGAGTATGGACTCTGATATATATCATCGTGACAGAAATTCTGATCTGAACCAGAGTGCAAGTCATGGGTTAGCAGGATCTTCATCTGTAGAGAAGGAAAATGTGGCATCTAACAGAAAGCCATGGTTACCAACCTCTTCAGTTGATACAGACCCCATGGAAGTACACCTTGATACGAACCAAGGAAATAAATTTAGTATTGTATCTGAGAAAAAGTTTGGTTATGGTGATGTGCCATCTCCAAGACATAAGAAATCAGAATCAGACCTGAGCATCAAGTACAATGACCCCACACCACAGTTACCTGATGCTAGGAAAGATGATGAACTTCTGAAAGAATCTAGTCTAGATAGTGGTAGTGAGTTGAACTTTGGAAAGTTGAAGGGAGGCCTTCGAAATAAGGGTTTCAGGCATCCACCTTATACTAGGAATCAATCAGGCAGTGCCTCATCACTCAAACAACCATCAGATGATACTTTTTCCAAGATCGAGCAATCCTCTTCTTCTGTAACAGGCAGGACTTCAATTAATTATGATGCTGGCAATGAAGAGTCACACAATCAGAAGGTGATTTTAAAACAAAGTAAAGAGCCAAACTCAACAGTCTCGGTCTCATCTTCCGATTCTGATAATGGTGATTTGAAGGAGTTCTCCCAGCAAACTATTAGCAGTAGCCGAGAGCCATACAATCAGAAAGCAGGCACTAAAGTAAATAAAAACTCAAGCTCAAGGGTCCCAATTAAATATTTTGGTGCAGATACTAGTGATTCTGAGGAAGATCTTCCTAAACAGGCTTCCTTTGGCAATGCTCGACCAATTACTGGATTGTCGCGGAGGACCAAAGCCCCTTCTTCAAGTACCAGTAGGAGTTCTTATTCTAAGGCCACAGATATTCCTGAGGAATCATTGACTCCTGACTATGGAGTGGAAGGGAAAGCCTATTCAAGGAGCTCATATGCTAGAGAACCTCTAGCAAAGCCCTCATCTCAGACTAAGAGCTCAGATCACTGGGGAAGTGATGAGCAGCATCAGTCAACAGAGCAGGCAGCTTCTAAGCCAATGCCAGAATCCAAGTGGTCCTTGCATGAGGAAAGTTTAAAGTCATCCACAAGGAAACATTCATCTGGTTCTCTTCCAGAGATATTAACTTCAGTTAGCACTGAAAGGAAAGCCCCTTCAAGGAGCTCCTATGCTAGTGATGCTCTAACAAAGCCTTCATCTCAGACCAAGAGCTCAGATCACTTAGGAAATGTTGAGCTGCGTCAGTCAACAGAGCAGGCAGCTTCCAAGCCAATGCCAGAATCCAGGAGGTCCTCATATGAGGAAAGTTTAAAGTCATCCACAAGGAATCATTCATCTGGGTCTCTTCCAGAGATATTAACATCTGTTAGCACTGAAAGGAAAGCCTCTTCAAGGAGCTCATATGCTAGTGAAGCTCCAACAAAGCCCTCATCTCAGACCAAGAGCTTAGATAGCTTGGGAAGTGCCAAGCAGCGTCGGTCAACAGAGCAGGTAGCTTCTAAGCCAGTGCCAGAATCCAAGAGGTCCTTGCGTGAGGAAAGTCTGAAGTCATCCACAGCAAACCATTCATCCAGTTCTCTTCCAGAGAGATCAACCTCAGTTGAAATTCCACGGTCTCCAAGTTTAAGTGCAGAAACTCCATCTAAGGAAAAGGCTAGTCATGTTCACCCAAAGCTTCCTGACTATGATGCCTTAAGTGCACACTTCCAGTCTCTCCGACAGAGTCGGTAA